Proteins encoded together in one Candidatus Neomarinimicrobiota bacterium window:
- a CDS encoding rhodanese-like domain-containing protein: MKSITVQELKQVLDNNKKFTLLDVREERELIMASIKGFKHIPMMAIPYQLEMIPKDEPVYVLCHSGIRSAQASLYLQQQGIDAINILGGIHAWSLEVDPEVPVY; the protein is encoded by the coding sequence ATGAAATCAATCACGGTACAAGAATTAAAACAAGTTTTAGACAATAATAAAAAATTTACATTATTGGATGTTCGAGAAGAAAGAGAACTCATAATGGCATCGATCAAAGGGTTTAAGCACATTCCAATGATGGCAATTCCTTATCAATTAGAAATGATTCCTAAAGATGAGCCTGTTTATGTATTATGTCATTCGGGAATACGTTCGGCACAAGCTTCTCTTTATTTGCAGCAACAAGGAATTGATGCCATCAATATTCTAGGCGGTATTCATGCTTGGTCGTTGGAGGTTGATCCAGAAGTGCCCGTGTATTAA
- a CDS encoding GNAT family N-acetyltransferase gives MFKVERVLSNVVRPLRHKILRPNLPFEDSILPEDDFLSSAHFIVKNNGNIVSVASVYKEYFEAIPTRKGYRLRGMATEKKEQGKGFGTVVLKGAIHYLKNETDADIIWCNARVSAFGFYEKMGFIIVGDEFDLSNIGPHKTGYIEV, from the coding sequence ATGTTTAAAGTAGAACGTGTTTTATCTAATGTAGTTCGCCCTCTTCGACATAAAATTTTACGTCCAAATTTACCATTTGAAGATTCAATTTTACCGGAAGACGATTTCCTGAGCTCAGCTCATTTTATCGTTAAAAATAATGGAAATATCGTTAGTGTTGCTTCTGTTTATAAAGAATATTTTGAAGCAATACCAACTCGAAAAGGATATCGATTACGGGGCATGGCAACTGAGAAAAAAGAGCAAGGGAAAGGGTTTGGCACCGTAGTGTTAAAGGGCGCGATTCATTATTTAAAAAACGAGACGGATGCAGATATTATATGGTGCAATGCTCGAGTGAGCGCTTTTGGTTTTTATGAAAAAATGGGATTTATCATTGTTGGAGATGAATTTGATCTCTCTAATATTGGTCCCCATAAAACTGGATATATTGAGGTATGA